A stretch of Clostridium formicaceticum DNA encodes these proteins:
- the nifV gene encoding homocitrate synthase → MEKKFKLLDTTLRDGEQTAEVVFANEEKVFIAKMLDEIGVDQIEAGIPVMGEEEKSVIKKIVKSNLKASIMGWNRAVIKDIEASIDCGVDAVAISISTSDIHIKHKLHSTRSKVLEQMVKAAEFAKANGLYVSVNAEDASRTDEVFLTSFFKAAKEAGADRVRFCDTVGILNPISTYNIIKNLKETVDIDIEMHTHNDLGMATANAIAGAMAGASYLGVTVNGLGERAGNASLEEVMLALKHGINGDVANYNMGKLKDLCTYVAKASNREIPAWKAVVGEKIFYHESGIHADGALKNPLTYEIICPDELGLERKIVIGKHSGTAAIKHKLSAENIHIDDFTAYCLLEKVRNTATAFKRPLTDQELFSLYEETVREDKLAQEA, encoded by the coding sequence ATGGAAAAAAAGTTTAAATTATTAGATACAACCTTAAGAGATGGAGAGCAAACTGCTGAAGTAGTATTTGCTAATGAAGAAAAGGTATTTATCGCCAAAATGCTAGATGAAATTGGTGTAGATCAAATAGAGGCCGGAATTCCTGTGATGGGAGAAGAAGAAAAGTCAGTCATCAAAAAAATTGTAAAAAGCAACTTAAAGGCTAGTATTATGGGGTGGAATAGAGCTGTCATTAAAGATATCGAAGCTTCTATCGACTGTGGTGTTGATGCTGTTGCTATATCTATTTCTACTTCTGATATTCATATTAAACATAAGCTGCACTCCACTAGAAGTAAGGTGCTAGAACAAATGGTAAAGGCAGCAGAATTTGCAAAGGCAAACGGCCTGTATGTATCTGTTAATGCCGAAGATGCTTCCCGTACGGATGAAGTTTTCCTAACAAGCTTTTTTAAAGCTGCCAAAGAGGCAGGAGCGGACAGAGTAAGATTTTGTGATACTGTAGGAATTTTAAATCCTATTAGCACCTACAATATTATCAAAAACCTTAAGGAAACAGTGGATATTGATATAGAAATGCATACCCATAACGACTTAGGTATGGCAACTGCTAATGCTATTGCTGGAGCTATGGCAGGAGCTAGTTATTTAGGCGTTACCGTTAACGGTTTAGGAGAGAGAGCGGGTAATGCTTCCCTAGAAGAAGTAATGCTTGCTTTAAAACATGGAATCAATGGGGACGTTGCGAATTACAACATGGGAAAATTAAAGGATTTATGTACTTATGTGGCGAAAGCCTCTAATAGAGAAATTCCTGCTTGGAAGGCCGTCGTAGGAGAAAAAATATTTTATCATGAGTCTGGTATCCACGCTGATGGTGCCCTTAAAAATCCTTTGACTTATGAAATCATCTGCCCCGATGAACTAGGCTTAGAAAGAAAAATCGTTATTGGAAAGCATTCTGGTACTGCTGCGATTAAGCATAAGCTATCGGCAGAAAACATTCATATAGATGACTTTACGGCTTATTGTTTATTAGAAAAAGTCAGAAATACAGCCACTGCTTTCAAGAGACCGTTGACAGATCAAGAACTTTTCAGCTTATATGAAGAAACAGTAAGGGAAGATAAACTAGCGCAAGAAGCTTAG
- a CDS encoding DUF3793 family protein, whose amino-acid sequence METNKSHCYCLNKTNQDTFMKWIVELLAPVLLGAKPSEIMSFPENDKMGIERREKIKKVFDNSSKVYYREFQTDKGCKKILFYNLEVLDSTLKEFKNIKFLKEQGYPYEYNINTYLDCLIKKMENGVMPHEIGVFLGYPLKDVIGFIGHPSLKLTKVKGWRIYGDPRLSDEKYMKILAAKEKVKRLLEINHPQEIIQSA is encoded by the coding sequence ATGGAAACCAACAAAAGCCACTGTTATTGTTTGAATAAAACCAATCAAGATACTTTTATGAAATGGATTGTAGAATTGCTGGCACCAGTATTGCTGGGGGCAAAACCATCAGAAATTATGAGTTTTCCTGAAAATGATAAGATGGGTATAGAGAGAAGAGAAAAAATAAAAAAGGTATTTGATAACAGCTCTAAAGTTTACTATAGGGAGTTTCAGACAGATAAAGGCTGTAAAAAGATATTGTTTTATAATCTTGAAGTACTGGACAGTACACTGAAGGAATTTAAGAACATTAAATTTTTAAAGGAACAGGGCTACCCCTATGAATATAATATAAATACCTATTTGGACTGCTTAATAAAGAAAATGGAAAATGGAGTAATGCCTCATGAAATTGGTGTTTTCTTAGGTTATCCACTAAAAGATGTAATAGGTTTTATAGGCCATCCCTCCTTAAAGTTAACAAAAGTAAAGGGGTGGAGGATTTATGGAGATCCTAGATTATCTGATGAAAAGTATATGAAAATATTAGCTGCAAAGGAAAAAGTTAAAAGACTACTTGAAATAAATCATCCACAGGAAATTATACAGTCTGCTTAA
- a CDS encoding ferrous iron transporter B — MGCHDTNGSLVYSATEEELKILLMGNPNVGKSVIFSKLTGMQVMTANYAGTTVDYAQGKINHQGKKGILIDVPGTYSLEAMSPAEKVAVRMLKEGGAQVVICVLDATYLERSIHFAYQVMEYEVPVVFVLNLLDIAETKSIFIDIKALEKELNAPVISTIATRNIGLKEVLNKTWEIAHQEKNIKPYKALTPEEGWEKACSIAEKVQVSSDKAAPSLLDKFSDLSLNFFPGLPIAVLVLFTCLAIVVGGGKALRALILLPVLNNWYVPFISTVVSRILPEGILLNVLIGEYGMLIKGIEWPFALILPYVVLFYGILSVLEDSGYLPHLGVIVDGLLSRIGIQGSSIVPFIMGYGCAIPAILGSRAATSHKERLIISTLVTLAVPCIAQTGAFIALLGNHSMLAIVLVYFISFGFILLGGVLLNKTLEGEVSPMLLEIPSLLMPNEQALFKKIWLRVRSFMVEAELPMILAVGLAAVIVETGMLNSIGKLVQPLVVGWLGLPPEASIALILGIIRRELAVLPLLELNLSTLQMVVGAVVALFYLPCLSVFGVLVKEFHLKVAMLISFLTIFTAIFVGGLIYQSVNLILSLL, encoded by the coding sequence GTGGGATGCCATGATACCAACGGCAGTTTAGTGTATTCAGCAACAGAAGAGGAATTAAAGATTTTGTTGATGGGAAACCCTAATGTAGGAAAAAGTGTCATTTTTTCTAAATTAACCGGTATGCAGGTGATGACGGCTAATTATGCAGGAACTACTGTTGATTATGCGCAGGGTAAAATAAACCATCAAGGGAAGAAAGGAATTTTGATAGATGTACCAGGAACTTATTCCCTTGAGGCCATGTCTCCTGCTGAGAAGGTTGCAGTGAGGATGCTGAAGGAAGGAGGAGCACAGGTTGTTATTTGTGTATTAGATGCCACCTATTTAGAACGAAGCATTCATTTTGCTTATCAAGTGATGGAATATGAAGTTCCAGTTGTGTTTGTATTAAACCTATTGGACATTGCTGAAACCAAAAGTATTTTCATCGATATTAAGGCTTTGGAGAAGGAATTAAATGCACCAGTTATATCTACAATTGCTACTAGAAACATTGGATTAAAGGAGGTTTTAAATAAAACCTGGGAGATTGCTCATCAAGAAAAAAATATAAAACCTTATAAAGCCCTTACGCCAGAAGAAGGGTGGGAAAAAGCCTGCAGTATTGCTGAAAAAGTGCAGGTAAGCTCGGATAAGGCAGCACCTTCTCTATTGGATAAATTTAGTGATTTATCTTTGAATTTTTTCCCTGGACTTCCAATTGCGGTTCTTGTTTTATTTACTTGTTTAGCGATTGTGGTAGGAGGAGGTAAGGCTTTAAGAGCCCTGATTCTACTGCCTGTTTTAAACAATTGGTATGTTCCTTTTATTTCAACGGTGGTGTCAAGAATACTTCCGGAAGGAATCCTTCTAAATGTGTTAATTGGAGAGTATGGTATGCTAATTAAAGGAATTGAATGGCCCTTTGCTTTGATTTTACCCTATGTAGTATTATTTTATGGAATTTTATCGGTTTTAGAGGATAGTGGATACCTACCACATTTAGGGGTAATTGTAGATGGCTTATTAAGCCGTATCGGTATTCAAGGGAGTAGTATTGTACCCTTTATCATGGGATATGGTTGTGCTATACCAGCTATATTAGGTTCAAGAGCAGCTACCTCTCATAAGGAACGATTAATTATTTCAACCCTTGTAACACTGGCGGTTCCCTGCATTGCGCAAACCGGTGCATTTATTGCTCTTTTAGGAAATCATTCAATGCTGGCTATTGTGTTGGTTTATTTTATTTCCTTTGGCTTTATTCTTTTAGGGGGCGTCCTTTTAAACAAAACCTTAGAAGGAGAAGTAAGTCCCATGCTATTGGAAATACCTAGCTTACTCATGCCAAATGAACAAGCATTATTTAAAAAAATTTGGCTTAGGGTGCGTAGTTTCATGGTGGAGGCAGAACTTCCAATGATCTTAGCTGTAGGATTAGCTGCTGTTATCGTGGAAACAGGTATGCTAAATTCCATTGGCAAACTGGTTCAACCCTTGGTTGTTGGATGGTTGGGGTTGCCTCCTGAAGCTAGTATAGCCTTAATTCTAGGGATCATTAGAAGAGAGTTAGCGGTGCTTCCTTTGCTGGAGTTGAACTTAAGTACATTACAGATGGTGGTTGGTGCCGTGGTAGCTTTGTTTTACCTTCCTTGTCTATCTGTGTTTGGTGTTTTAGTAAAGGAATTTCATTTGAAAGTTGCAATGCTGATTAGTTTTCTCACCATTTTCACGGCAATTTTTGTAGGTGGATTGATTTATCAGAGTGTAAATCTCATACTATCTTTACTTTAA
- a CDS encoding methyl-accepting chemotaxis protein: MMKNLKLRNKILVVFVVVSFFPLLLIGFLSYKNVSNLKEIIFSIIGLFPLYGIVSGLYLSKEITNGLEATTIHAKLIASGDFSIDVPEEYLSMKDEIGDMSRGIDAMQQSMRNIFVKIVQASEELEISSEELSKSSEETSQLVNKVTTAIEEVASGSDHQLEKTKESSSNLEEMVRGIKQVADTSSTVLASSNRMTEKAEEGNRAVHSAIEQISNIHASTTTTAEAIQALQKDSEKIRDILQIISNISDQTNLLALNAAIEAARAGEAGKGFAVVADEIRKLSEQTLRATEKISQLVGNIGKNTQGAVQSINTSKERVEIGKNVIEDVNKVFIDILTSVKGVTKEIKDLASVSDEMSMGAKEVSSSVNQLETIAKELSYSMQNIATSAQDELKHIKGIKTSSENLAHMAEELQQIVPKFKV; the protein is encoded by the coding sequence ATGATGAAAAACTTAAAACTAAGAAATAAAATATTAGTAGTTTTTGTTGTTGTAAGCTTTTTTCCCTTGCTACTGATAGGTTTCCTTTCTTATAAAAATGTCAGCAATCTTAAAGAAATTATATTTAGTATTATAGGATTATTTCCTTTGTATGGAATTGTTAGCGGCTTATATCTGTCAAAAGAAATAACCAATGGCTTAGAAGCTACAACGATACATGCAAAGCTAATTGCCAGTGGAGACTTCAGTATAGATGTGCCAGAGGAGTACTTGAGCATGAAGGATGAAATAGGGGACATGTCTAGAGGGATTGACGCAATGCAACAATCTATGAGAAATATATTTGTAAAAATTGTACAAGCAAGTGAAGAACTAGAGATTTCTTCTGAAGAATTATCAAAGAGCTCTGAGGAAACAAGCCAATTGGTGAATAAAGTGACAACAGCTATTGAAGAAGTTGCTTCTGGATCAGATCATCAATTAGAGAAAACCAAAGAAAGTTCCAGTAATTTAGAAGAGATGGTAAGGGGAATTAAACAGGTAGCTGATACTTCATCAACTGTTCTAGCGTCTTCTAATCGTATGACAGAAAAGGCAGAGGAAGGAAATAGAGCGGTACATAGTGCTATTGAACAAATCAGCAATATTCATGCCAGTACCACTACAACAGCTGAAGCCATTCAAGCCTTGCAAAAGGATTCAGAGAAAATTAGAGATATTCTTCAGATCATATCCAATATATCAGATCAGACCAACCTACTGGCTTTAAATGCTGCTATTGAAGCAGCGAGGGCAGGGGAAGCGGGAAAAGGCTTTGCTGTAGTGGCGGATGAAATAAGGAAACTTTCGGAACAGACATTAAGAGCTACAGAAAAAATCAGTCAATTGGTAGGAAACATTGGTAAAAATACACAAGGAGCTGTTCAATCCATCAACACCAGTAAAGAGCGGGTAGAAATAGGAAAAAATGTAATAGAGGATGTGAATAAAGTGTTTATTGATATTCTAACTTCTGTAAAGGGTGTAACAAAGGAAATAAAAGATTTAGCCAGTGTGTCGGATGAAATGTCTATGGGGGCAAAGGAAGTCAGTAGTTCTGTAAATCAGCTGGAAACCATTGCTAAAGAATTGTCCTATAGCATGCAAAATATAGCTACATCTGCTCAAGATGAATTGAAACATATAAAGGGAATCAAAACTTCTTCAGAAAATCTAGCCCATATGGCAGAAGAGTTACAACAAATTGTACCGAAGTTTAAAGTATAA
- a CDS encoding DUF2325 domain-containing protein, with translation MTALLIGADRLGNIPNTLMEYGIRDYIHWTGRKKGMRNFEIPTETDMIIVFYDFIEHNITKIVKEKAKQNNIPCVFSRRACSDLVKQLNNCSGCKLCSLQS, from the coding sequence ATGACAGCTTTATTGATTGGAGCAGATCGACTTGGAAATATTCCAAATACCTTGATGGAGTATGGAATAAGAGATTACATACATTGGACGGGGAGAAAAAAAGGCATGAGAAACTTTGAGATTCCCACAGAAACAGATATGATTATTGTTTTTTATGATTTCATTGAACATAATATCACCAAAATTGTGAAGGAAAAAGCAAAACAAAATAATATTCCCTGCGTTTTCTCTAGAAGAGCATGTAGCGACCTTGTAAAACAATTAAATAATTGCAGTGGATGCAAATTATGTAGTCTGCAAAGTTAA
- a CDS encoding aconitate hydratase: protein MGKNLTYKILEDHLISGTLTPGEEIAIKVDQTLTQDSTGTMVYLQLEAMGIKEIKTELSVAYIDHNTLQTGFENADDHEFIKTVAEKYGVIFSKPGNGICHQLHLENFSVPGKTLIGSDSHTPTSGGMGVLAIGTGGLDVAAGMASGKYYLKAPKVVNIQLKGSLNPWVSAKDVILYVLKKLTVKGGVGKVIEYSGEGVKSLSLTDRATITNMGAELGATTSIFPSDEITRAFLKANGREESWKPLAADEDATYDEIIEIDLSNIPTLTAKPHSPDNVDAVDAVKGLKIDQVLIGSCTNSSYKDLMKAAAILKGKKVHPDVSLGISPGSSTILKMLADNGALSTFIAAGARILECSCGPCIGMGQSPKTDSVSLRTFNRNFCGRSGTKSADVYLVSPETAAISAVKGYFEDPVTLGEDIIIEEPTTYDISDNYFVRGKNIDATVVMGPNIKPFPTKEALTDGLEGKVVLKTGDNITTDDIMPSNAKLLPYRSNIPHLSKFCFHALDEKLWEKCELYGGGFIIGGDNYGQGSSREHAALVPLYLGIKAILAKSFARIHKANLINSGIIPLEFVDANDYASIGEMDELEIKDVKTALISKDIIEINNKTKNLTIKAKFVGSQRDIDILLLGGYLNYIKMNLGE from the coding sequence ATGGGAAAAAATTTAACTTATAAAATACTAGAAGATCATTTAATTTCTGGAACGTTGACCCCAGGAGAAGAAATAGCAATCAAAGTAGATCAAACCTTAACACAGGATTCTACAGGTACAATGGTCTACCTTCAACTAGAGGCTATGGGTATCAAGGAAATCAAAACAGAGTTATCTGTAGCCTATATTGATCATAATACTTTGCAAACTGGTTTTGAAAATGCCGATGATCATGAATTTATAAAAACTGTTGCTGAGAAGTATGGTGTTATTTTCTCTAAACCAGGAAATGGTATTTGTCATCAGCTGCATTTAGAAAACTTTTCTGTTCCTGGCAAAACACTTATTGGTTCAGATAGTCACACCCCCACCAGTGGAGGTATGGGGGTGCTGGCTATTGGTACAGGAGGCTTAGATGTAGCTGCTGGAATGGCCAGCGGTAAATATTATTTAAAAGCTCCTAAGGTAGTCAATATCCAATTGAAAGGAAGTCTGAATCCTTGGGTTTCTGCTAAAGATGTTATTCTCTATGTACTGAAAAAACTAACCGTAAAGGGCGGCGTTGGCAAGGTTATCGAATACTCTGGTGAAGGTGTAAAATCTCTTTCTTTAACAGATCGTGCCACCATTACCAACATGGGAGCAGAGCTGGGAGCAACCACTTCTATCTTCCCTAGTGACGAAATTACCCGAGCATTTTTAAAGGCCAATGGTAGAGAAGAGAGTTGGAAACCTCTAGCAGCTGATGAAGATGCTACTTATGATGAAATCATAGAAATTGATCTTTCTAACATCCCTACCTTGACAGCAAAGCCTCATAGTCCTGATAATGTAGATGCTGTAGACGCCGTGAAGGGATTAAAAATAGATCAAGTTTTAATTGGTAGCTGTACCAACTCCTCCTATAAGGACTTAATGAAGGCAGCAGCTATTTTAAAGGGCAAAAAAGTACACCCTGATGTAAGTTTAGGTATTTCTCCTGGCTCCAGCACCATCCTAAAAATGCTGGCGGACAATGGTGCCCTATCCACCTTTATTGCAGCCGGAGCTAGAATATTGGAATGCAGCTGTGGACCCTGTATTGGCATGGGGCAGTCTCCTAAGACAGATAGTGTTTCTTTAAGAACCTTTAATAGAAACTTTTGTGGTAGAAGTGGCACAAAAAGCGCAGATGTTTATTTAGTCAGCCCTGAGACTGCCGCTATCTCTGCTGTAAAGGGATATTTTGAAGATCCTGTCACTTTAGGAGAAGATATTATCATAGAAGAACCTACTACTTATGATATCAGTGACAATTACTTTGTCAGAGGGAAAAACATAGATGCTACTGTAGTGATGGGACCAAATATCAAACCCTTCCCTACAAAGGAAGCCTTAACGGATGGTTTAGAAGGTAAAGTAGTATTAAAAACTGGAGATAATATTACCACCGACGATATTATGCCTTCTAATGCCAAATTATTGCCTTATCGTTCTAATATTCCGCACCTTTCAAAGTTTTGCTTCCATGCGTTAGATGAAAAGCTATGGGAGAAATGTGAACTTTATGGCGGTGGTTTTATTATTGGTGGCGATAACTATGGGCAAGGTTCCAGTAGAGAGCACGCTGCCTTGGTTCCCCTTTATCTAGGCATTAAGGCGATTTTAGCTAAATCCTTTGCTAGAATTCATAAGGCTAACCTCATCAACAGCGGCATTATTCCTTTAGAGTTTGTTGATGCCAATGATTATGCATCTATAGGAGAAATGGACGAATTAGAAATCAAGGATGTAAAAACAGCTTTAATCAGCAAGGATATCATTGAAATTAACAATAAAACCAAAAACCTCACAATAAAAGCAAAGTTTGTAGGATCTCAACGAGATATAGATATTCTATTACTTGGAGGCTATTTAAACTATATTAAGATGAACTTGGGGGAATAA
- a CDS encoding isocitrate dehydrogenase (NAD(+)), with translation MKHTITLIPGDGIGLEVTSAVQKVIAATKVAIDWEIVNGGEEAYKATGKFIPDALLESISKNKIAFKGPITTPIGTGFKSINVTLRQKYNTYANVRPVKTIPGIKTPFENVDLVIVRENSEDLYKGIEHLVTDGVAEAIKVITEKASTKIGEYAFEYAKKYNRKKVTAVHKANIMKISDGLFLESIRKVAEKYPEIEYEEVIVDNMCMQLVMYPENYDVLVLPNLYGDIVSDLAAGLVGGLGLVPGANIGEDIAIFEAVHGSAPTIAGKNIANPTACILSAAMMLDYIGETSAATLVREAVAAVIKEGKATTQDIGGTATTEAITEAICNYITSAK, from the coding sequence ATGAAGCACACAATTACACTCATACCAGGAGACGGTATTGGATTAGAAGTAACATCAGCGGTACAAAAGGTTATCGCTGCAACAAAAGTAGCTATCGATTGGGAAATTGTCAACGGTGGAGAAGAAGCTTATAAAGCTACTGGAAAATTTATTCCTGATGCACTTTTAGAAAGCATCTCTAAAAATAAAATTGCCTTCAAAGGGCCCATCACCACACCTATCGGTACAGGATTTAAAAGTATTAATGTTACGTTAAGACAGAAATACAATACCTATGCCAACGTAAGACCTGTTAAGACAATCCCAGGGATTAAAACCCCCTTTGAAAATGTAGATTTAGTCATTGTTCGTGAGAATTCTGAGGATTTATATAAAGGTATAGAGCATTTAGTGACAGACGGGGTTGCAGAGGCTATTAAAGTAATCACTGAAAAAGCTTCTACAAAAATCGGAGAATATGCCTTTGAATATGCTAAAAAATACAATAGAAAGAAAGTCACAGCTGTTCATAAGGCCAATATTATGAAAATATCTGATGGGTTATTCTTAGAATCCATCAGAAAAGTAGCTGAAAAATATCCAGAAATAGAATACGAAGAAGTAATCGTAGACAACATGTGTATGCAACTAGTGATGTATCCTGAAAACTATGATGTATTGGTTTTACCCAACCTTTATGGAGATATTGTCTCAGACTTAGCAGCTGGACTAGTAGGTGGACTAGGTTTAGTACCAGGAGCAAATATCGGTGAAGATATCGCCATCTTTGAAGCAGTTCACGGCAGTGCGCCAACAATTGCAGGTAAAAACATTGCTAACCCTACTGCCTGTATCCTATCTGCAGCTATGATGCTGGATTATATTGGAGAAACCAGCGCCGCAACCCTTGTTCGTGAAGCTGTAGCTGCTGTCATAAAGGAAGGAAAAGCTACTACGCAAGATATTGGCGGTACTGCTACAACAGAAGCAATTACAGAAGCAATTTGTAATTATATTACTTCAGCAAAATAA
- a CDS encoding flavodoxin, with amino-acid sequence MKKVTIIYWSATGNTEMMAEAIAEGAKADGVEVKLTEVGKATVEDVFSADVVALGCPSMGAEVLEETEMEPFVASLEKPEIQGKPMGLFGSYDWGDGEWMQDWEVRMKQYGANLLAPGLIVNLTPGDEELEKCREFGRNLVKE; translated from the coding sequence ATGAAAAAAGTTACAATTATCTACTGGAGTGCAACAGGAAATACAGAAATGATGGCTGAGGCAATTGCTGAGGGAGCAAAGGCTGATGGGGTAGAAGTAAAACTGACGGAAGTTGGTAAAGCCACGGTAGAGGATGTTTTCAGTGCAGATGTTGTTGCTTTAGGATGCCCTTCAATGGGAGCAGAAGTTCTAGAGGAGACAGAAATGGAACCTTTTGTTGCCTCTTTGGAAAAGCCAGAGATTCAAGGCAAACCTATGGGACTTTTTGGCTCCTATGATTGGGGCGATGGTGAGTGGATGCAAGACTGGGAAGTGAGAATGAAACAATATGGTGCCAATCTTCTAGCGCCAGGATTAATCGTGAATTTAACCCCTGGAGACGAAGAACTGGAAAAATGCAGGGAGTTTGGAAGAAATTTAGTGAAAGAATAA